Proteins from a single region of Paenibacillus sp. BIHB 4019:
- a CDS encoding ABC transporter permease subunit, with protein sequence MYNFSKLLLNENMKIYLRTRTWIMTGLLLALVVFMTVPVYFMSKDSAVSMWTLVKYESAVGYLLIAMFTSVVAAGSVAEEFTSGTIKLLLIRPWMRWKILLSKYISVVLFALLQVVLLYAFTIAFNFLFFDHTNVTAAEIHGLFVDDGQFEGSAAVYNMKYYLMRFIALLVTSMIAFMLSTVFRSGGLAIGLSIFLVFSSISIGPFIGLMNYKWVDYLFFVQLDLVPYLTGNVGDRTLGFAISVLAVYYAIFAALTWFVFSKRDVGA encoded by the coding sequence TTGTATAACTTCAGCAAGCTGCTATTGAATGAAAATATGAAAATATACCTCCGCACAAGAACTTGGATTATGACGGGCCTGCTGCTGGCATTGGTTGTATTTATGACCGTACCCGTTTATTTTATGTCCAAAGACAGTGCGGTATCGATGTGGACACTTGTAAAATATGAATCAGCAGTAGGTTATTTGCTTATTGCCATGTTCACATCCGTCGTTGCGGCGGGGAGCGTTGCCGAGGAGTTCACGAGTGGAACGATCAAGCTGCTGCTTATTCGCCCGTGGATGAGATGGAAAATTTTATTGTCCAAATATATTTCAGTCGTGCTGTTCGCGCTGTTACAGGTTGTGCTGCTCTATGCATTTACTATTGCGTTCAATTTTTTGTTTTTTGACCATACGAATGTAACGGCTGCAGAAATTCACGGTTTATTCGTTGATGATGGCCAATTTGAAGGCTCAGCGGCAGTATATAATATGAAATATTATTTGATGCGCTTTATTGCCCTGCTTGTGACCTCGATGATAGCGTTTATGCTGTCAACGGTGTTCCGGAGCGGCGGGCTTGCTATCGGGCTATCCATTTTCCTCGTATTTTCCTCCATTTCCATCGGTCCATTTATCGGGCTGATGAATTATAAATGGGTGGATTACTTGTTTTTCGTCCAATTGGATTTGGTGCCTTATTTGACCGGAAACGTTGGCGACCGGACGCTCGGCTTCGCGATAAGCGTGCTTGCTGTGTATTATGCAATATTCGCAGCTCTCACCTGGTTTGTATTCTCTAAGCGTGACGTTGGCGCGTAG
- a CDS encoding O-antigen ligase family protein, with the protein MSARKKATQNTAELSKEQPLLQGLLTLGLALFVLIFPYERGLFNGYEYAFESPIYNASIYGYVLLAATALYAYLTGWKLNNHRSVLSIAVLLLPAIYWLSSMQAVSSYYAKFMTFVFFLLAALFLTSLYAAGKVQMRKWLEYGVMLSAYLIVFFGLLNLFGQQYYKDAMWLAHDGYRLSSVFQYSNTYAGFLIAIFLIAAYYAATCERWYMRLANSIMLVPILISFFLAYSRGALVIIPVMLIVLLPFLKLARQFAYVVYAGLSALLTLVILGKITANTEAISAIVQPTETKVATTISMFDKLPLQSWALLTGAAVVNAGLIMLIHKKLFPWIEKKSARLAQRKWAFAAFPAAIVVVGLLAAVLLITSDGIRDLLPEKMASRFENINLQQHSVLERWTFYEDGFKVAKDYPLLGAGGGSWQALYEQYQNNPYWSRQAHSFFIQTLVEVGWIGFAALIGLLVYVYYLYIRSYIRYPERRGSHLIFFILATTLLLHSAIDFDMSYVYLSALLFISLGAMIAPFGKSLAFKQGAEQPVQGSAVKWIYPSAIGVLAIVLLVGSARANGANSTFQDTYNTAAAGKAQLSQLLPSLNKAIKTSPDHSVFSLTKYEWLMQAYEQTQNASMKDEALQTLASGKAHDPYNRSFIMAQYQNDKKDGKTTEMLQVLEEGISKFRWDIEFYDHAIVEYVAAISSDAGNAESYHKRVLELKAEVERRIAQLATLPPEQSQGREFSFTPAMQQALASIETK; encoded by the coding sequence ATGAGTGCAAGGAAAAAAGCAACACAAAACACAGCGGAATTGTCTAAAGAGCAGCCGCTGTTGCAAGGGTTACTGACACTTGGCTTGGCTTTGTTCGTCCTTATTTTCCCATACGAGAGGGGATTATTCAACGGCTACGAATATGCCTTCGAGTCTCCCATTTACAACGCGTCCATCTATGGCTACGTTCTACTCGCCGCAACCGCCTTGTACGCTTATCTTACGGGTTGGAAACTGAACAACCATCGCAGCGTGCTGTCGATTGCAGTTTTGCTGCTGCCGGCCATCTATTGGCTCTCATCAATGCAGGCCGTCTCCAGCTATTATGCCAAATTTATGACGTTTGTCTTCTTCCTGCTCGCTGCCCTGTTTCTGACCAGTCTATATGCTGCTGGAAAAGTACAGATGCGAAAATGGCTGGAATATGGCGTTATGCTCTCTGCCTATTTAATCGTATTTTTCGGCCTGCTGAACTTGTTCGGCCAGCAATATTACAAGGATGCAATGTGGCTCGCCCACGATGGCTACCGGCTTAGCTCAGTCTTTCAATATTCCAATACATACGCCGGCTTCCTAATTGCCATCTTTCTGATCGCCGCTTATTATGCCGCAACCTGTGAGCGCTGGTATATGCGCCTAGCTAATTCTATTATGCTCGTACCGATTTTAATTTCCTTTTTTCTCGCTTATTCGAGGGGCGCCCTCGTTATTATTCCAGTGATGCTTATTGTACTTCTGCCTTTTCTGAAGCTGGCTAGGCAATTTGCTTATGTCGTCTACGCTGGTCTATCCGCTTTGCTGACGCTCGTTATTTTGGGCAAAATCACGGCTAATACAGAAGCGATTTCCGCAATTGTACAGCCGACCGAAACGAAAGTGGCGACGACGATTTCGATGTTCGACAAGCTGCCGCTGCAAAGCTGGGCATTGCTTACTGGGGCAGCCGTTGTTAATGCAGGACTGATCATGCTTATTCACAAGAAGCTGTTCCCTTGGATCGAAAAGAAAAGTGCACGCCTTGCGCAGCGCAAATGGGCATTTGCTGCTTTTCCCGCTGCTATTGTCGTTGTCGGACTATTGGCAGCCGTATTGCTTATTACAAGCGACGGCATCCGTGATCTGCTGCCTGAGAAAATGGCTTCCCGATTCGAAAACATCAACTTGCAGCAGCACAGCGTTCTCGAACGCTGGACCTTCTATGAGGATGGCTTTAAGGTTGCCAAAGACTATCCGCTGCTCGGAGCTGGCGGAGGCAGCTGGCAGGCTCTATATGAGCAATACCAAAACAATCCTTATTGGAGCAGACAGGCGCACAGCTTCTTCATTCAAACGCTCGTTGAGGTAGGCTGGATTGGATTTGCTGCGCTTATCGGGCTGCTCGTTTATGTCTATTACTTATACATTCGCTCGTACATCCGTTACCCTGAACGTCGGGGCAGCCACTTGATCTTTTTTATTTTGGCAACGACGCTGCTGCTGCATAGCGCTATCGACTTTGATATGAGCTACGTCTATTTGAGCGCTTTGCTATTCATTAGCTTGGGCGCTATGATTGCGCCATTTGGCAAATCGCTTGCGTTTAAACAAGGGGCAGAACAACCCGTACAGGGCAGCGCAGTAAAATGGATCTATCCATCTGCCATCGGCGTGCTGGCCATTGTCCTGCTAGTCGGCTCCGCGCGCGCGAACGGCGCAAACAGCACGTTTCAGGATACGTATAATACGGCTGCTGCTGGGAAGGCGCAGCTCAGCCAGTTGCTGCCTTCACTCAATAAAGCCATTAAGACTTCACCTGATCATTCCGTGTTTAGCCTGACCAAATACGAATGGCTGATGCAGGCCTATGAGCAGACGCAAAATGCTTCAATGAAAGATGAAGCGCTGCAGACGCTTGCAAGCGGCAAAGCCCATGATCCTTACAACCGTTCGTTCATTATGGCCCAATATCAAAATGACAAAAAGGACGGCAAAACAACAGAGATGCTGCAAGTGCTGGAAGAAGGCATTAGCAAATTCCGTTGGGATATCGAGTTTTATGATCATGCCATTGTTGAATATGTTGCGGCTATTAGCAGTGATGCCGGAAATGCGGAAAGCTACCACAAGCGTGTGCTGGAGCTTAAAGCGGAAGTGGAGCGGCGTATCGCCCAACTTGCGACGCTGCCTCCAGAACAATCGCAGGGACGCGAATTCAGCTTCACACCTGCGATGCAGCAAGCACTAGCTTCTATTGAAACCAAATAA
- a CDS encoding polymer-forming cytoskeletal protein, giving the protein MSIFKENKRISPTDTLIGQGTHAEGKLICEAGLRIEGEYRGDIECVGDVIIGESGVARSNITAKDLTVAGKLFGDITTKGRLTITATGQITGNINAHSLIIQDGGSFNGSCHMERGQAPLTRPLSETDSAGKDNAAKDGSNRDKARQAV; this is encoded by the coding sequence ATGTCTATTTTTAAGGAAAACAAGCGAATATCCCCCACGGATACACTGATTGGACAGGGTACCCATGCGGAAGGCAAGCTCATATGTGAAGCAGGCCTGCGTATTGAAGGCGAATATCGTGGAGACATTGAATGTGTTGGAGATGTCATCATTGGCGAATCCGGGGTAGCTCGTTCAAATATAACGGCGAAGGATTTGACTGTAGCAGGCAAACTTTTCGGGGATATTACGACAAAGGGGCGGCTCACGATTACTGCAACCGGGCAAATTACAGGAAACATTAATGCCCATTCCTTAATTATTCAAGATGGCGGAAGCTTTAATGGCAGCTGCCATATGGAACGGGGTCAGGCCCCGCTCACACGCCCTCTTTCGGAAACGGACAGCGCAGGCAAAGATAACGCCGCTAAAGACGGCAGCAATCGGGATAAAGCCCGTCAGGCCGTCTAG
- a CDS encoding ABC transporter ATP-binding protein, which yields MLNVTKRIGKRTIIDHLSLDLPAGEVFGFLGPNGAGKTTMIRMMVGLISITEGEIKIDGHSISKQFEKAIRHVGAIVENPEMYKYMTGYQNLVHFARMVPGVEHSRIQEVTELVGLGSRIHDKVNTYSLGMRQRLGVAQAILHRPKLLILDEPTNGLDPMGIRELRDYLQRLAKQEGLAIFVSSHLLAEMELMCDRVAIIQQGKLVEVVQVEKNRESEQHATQRVVFEVDDLESALAVAANEGIAGERAGHAIAIGADKEAVASLNAKLVAAGIKVYGIQAQHQSLEDRFLEKTGGGHIV from the coding sequence ATGCTAAATGTAACGAAGCGCATCGGCAAACGGACGATCATTGATCATCTCAGTCTTGACTTGCCGGCTGGTGAAGTATTCGGCTTCCTCGGTCCCAATGGCGCCGGCAAAACGACAATGATCCGAATGATGGTCGGCCTCATTTCTATAACGGAAGGCGAGATCAAAATTGATGGTCACAGCATCTCAAAGCAATTTGAGAAAGCGATTCGCCATGTCGGCGCCATTGTCGAAAATCCCGAGATGTACAAATATATGACTGGTTATCAAAATTTGGTTCATTTTGCCCGGATGGTTCCGGGTGTTGAGCATTCGCGTATTCAGGAGGTGACGGAGCTCGTCGGCCTTGGCTCGCGCATTCATGATAAAGTGAATACCTATTCGCTTGGCATGAGGCAGCGGCTTGGTGTTGCGCAAGCGATTTTGCATCGGCCAAAGCTGCTCATTCTGGATGAGCCGACGAACGGACTTGATCCCATGGGCATTCGTGAGCTTCGCGATTATTTGCAAAGGCTGGCCAAGCAGGAGGGACTGGCGATATTCGTCTCCAGCCATTTGCTTGCCGAGATGGAGCTGATGTGCGACCGGGTAGCCATTATCCAGCAGGGCAAGCTAGTGGAGGTCGTCCAGGTCGAGAAGAACCGAGAGTCGGAACAGCATGCAACGCAGCGGGTCGTTTTTGAAGTAGACGATTTAGAGTCAGCGCTTGCTGTTGCGGCAAATGAGGGAATAGCGGGGGAACGGGCTGGCCACGCCATTGCCATTGGGGCGGATAAGGAAGCGGTCGCTAGCTTAAATGCAAAGCTCGTAGCGGCAGGCATTAAAGTATACGGCATTCAGGCACAGCATCAATCTTTAGAGGATCGGTTCCTCGAGAAGACGGGGGGCGGTCATATTGTATAA
- a CDS encoding M23 family metallopeptidase, whose protein sequence is MNRSSNSKWSFVVMRGADKTVKQFHVSKRSVIAAPAAAALAVSGCFAALQIKSVFEMHELEAQLLEQAAQQDEQSQQYQHTVANKDETILALQQQLASLAQQTEDMQMRVDELLALENKLKQFIDKYGGSDSGIDTSSHKLGQQSEQLYKREQALAQQAGYDTSGSLQTSGMSFRALASSTSFDVQSLSAMIDSLEETMAQTLRQAQIRRQQVDSYPSGWPTYSKRLTSSFGYRKDPFTGKAVFHAGIDIGGKAGDPVFSAADGTIKEVGTGGSEGNYIIIDHHNGLNSVYMHMQSIEAKEGEQVVRGEKIGLLGSTGRSTGPHLHFQIMQGDEAVNPLPYLLQPS, encoded by the coding sequence TTGAATCGATCGTCTAATTCAAAGTGGTCATTTGTAGTCATGCGCGGCGCTGACAAAACCGTCAAGCAGTTTCATGTCTCAAAGCGATCCGTCATTGCGGCCCCTGCCGCAGCTGCACTGGCCGTGTCGGGCTGCTTTGCCGCCCTCCAGATCAAATCGGTCTTCGAGATGCATGAGCTTGAGGCGCAGCTTCTAGAGCAGGCGGCACAGCAGGATGAACAATCGCAGCAATATCAGCATACCGTCGCCAATAAGGATGAGACGATTCTCGCCCTACAGCAGCAGCTGGCAAGCCTTGCTCAACAAACCGAGGACATGCAGATGCGTGTAGATGAGCTGCTCGCTCTGGAAAACAAGCTCAAACAGTTCATCGACAAATATGGCGGCTCTGACTCTGGGATAGACACGAGCAGCCACAAGCTTGGGCAACAATCTGAACAGTTGTACAAGCGCGAGCAGGCTTTGGCACAGCAAGCCGGTTATGATACGAGCGGTTCCTTGCAAACGAGCGGGATGTCCTTTCGGGCTTTGGCTTCCTCTACCTCGTTTGACGTTCAATCGCTAAGTGCGATGATCGACTCTTTGGAGGAAACGATGGCGCAGACGCTGCGGCAAGCACAGATAAGAAGGCAGCAGGTTGATTCCTATCCGTCAGGCTGGCCTACCTATTCGAAGAGGCTGACGTCCAGCTTCGGCTACCGCAAAGATCCTTTTACAGGGAAGGCCGTCTTTCATGCCGGCATTGATATTGGCGGCAAAGCAGGCGATCCTGTTTTCAGCGCGGCGGATGGAACGATTAAGGAAGTCGGTACTGGAGGCTCTGAGGGCAACTATATCATTATCGACCATCATAACGGGCTGAACAGCGTTTATATGCATATGCAAAGCATAGAAGCCAAGGAAGGAGAACAGGTCGTGCGGGGCGAGAAAATCGGCCTGCTGGGCTCTACAGGCAGAAGCACGGGGCCTCATCTTCACTTTCAAATTATGCAGGGCGACGAGGCCGTCAATCCTTTGCCCTACTTGCTTCAACCATCCTAA
- a CDS encoding NTP transferase domain-containing protein, protein MSVSKTIVISCAGVGSRLGMGTTKALVKILDKPIIQWQLELLKDFKDIRIVVGFQAKQVIETVLKIRKDVTFIFNHNYTNTGTGASLSLGAQYSNGMVVSLDGDLLVHPEDLLKFLSINEECLGYCIPSTEEPVYVELDEFDNDKKVTSFSRKNGSFEWTGLLQLNHENVTATKGHVFEMVNNLLPIKGVFVRSIEIDTPSDYESAVKWVKENY, encoded by the coding sequence ATGTCAGTTTCTAAAACAATTGTTATAAGCTGTGCCGGAGTTGGCTCTCGTCTAGGTATGGGTACTACTAAAGCACTTGTAAAAATATTGGATAAACCGATTATTCAGTGGCAATTAGAGTTGTTAAAAGATTTTAAAGATATACGAATCGTAGTTGGTTTTCAAGCTAAGCAAGTGATAGAAACGGTATTAAAGATCCGAAAAGATGTTACCTTCATCTTCAATCATAATTACACTAATACAGGTACAGGAGCAAGCTTATCCCTTGGTGCCCAATATTCAAATGGAATGGTTGTTTCTTTGGATGGTGATTTGCTTGTACATCCCGAGGATCTTTTAAAATTTCTATCTATCAATGAAGAGTGCTTGGGCTACTGTATCCCATCCACAGAGGAACCTGTATATGTGGAGCTAGATGAATTCGACAATGATAAGAAAGTCACATCATTTTCCCGAAAAAATGGCAGCTTTGAATGGACTGGCTTACTGCAGCTAAATCATGAAAATGTAACTGCAACAAAGGGTCATGTATTCGAGATGGTAAATAATCTTCTGCCCATCAAGGGGGTTTTCGTTAGGTCCATTGAAATAGATACCCCCTCTGACTATGAGTCTGCTGTCAAATGGGTAAAAGAAAATTATTAA
- a CDS encoding class I SAM-dependent methyltransferase, producing MNQKIIDDFWESRAKIEDPRVATHFTKNDQMLEYDYQFIIKQVPAQSKILDLGCGTCTLTNLLADHASFIRGVEKHEELLRFRSDTPNLETVVSDITNYNDDIKYDAILLFGVLQYIVDDELVSKIYKNCARMLKPYGKLIIKHQSGVNEDVIINKYSSEIGHNYFSIYRHQKKELLLLSEYFSVETVDIYPLEMNRWSNTHFYSYIATLK from the coding sequence ATGAATCAAAAGATAATCGATGATTTTTGGGAATCAAGAGCTAAAATTGAGGACCCTAGAGTAGCCACGCATTTTACAAAAAATGATCAAATGCTGGAATATGACTATCAATTCATTATTAAACAAGTTCCAGCTCAGTCAAAAATACTGGATCTAGGTTGTGGTACATGTACGCTAACCAACCTATTGGCTGATCACGCTTCTTTTATTAGAGGGGTAGAGAAGCATGAGGAATTACTGCGTTTCCGCTCGGATACACCCAATTTGGAAACAGTTGTTTCTGACATTACTAATTATAATGATGATATTAAATATGATGCCATTCTTCTATTTGGAGTATTACAATACATTGTTGATGATGAACTAGTTAGTAAAATATACAAAAACTGTGCAAGGATGTTGAAACCTTATGGCAAGTTAATTATTAAACATCAATCGGGCGTTAACGAGGATGTCATTATAAATAAATATTCAAGTGAGATTGGTCATAATTATTTTTCTATCTATAGGCATCAAAAGAAAGAGCTTCTTTTACTTTCTGAATACTTTAGTGTCGAAACCGTAGACATTTATCCTTTGGAAATGAACCGTTGGAGTAATACTCACTTCTATTCCTATATAGCTACTTTAAAATAA